In one Lolium rigidum isolate FL_2022 chromosome 3, APGP_CSIRO_Lrig_0.1, whole genome shotgun sequence genomic region, the following are encoded:
- the LOC124694348 gene encoding flavin-containing monooxygenase FMO GS-OX-like 2 isoform X1: MPSRVAVIGAGAAGLVAARELRREGHDPVVFERAAGVGGSWLYDPAASADPLGAGGVHSSLYASLRTNLPREIMGFLDFPFVAGEVSGSDPRRFPGHGEVQRYLEAFARRFDLYGLVRLRTEVVRVRRNASTGSWFVSYCSRKLAGAGSDELEEAEEEVEFDAVVVCNGHFTEPRLADIAGIDAWPGKQMHSHNYRVPDPFHGQVVVIIGYRPSGMDISREIAGVAKEVHVATRSVPCEVQSTTAHPNLWLHSMIDHAEEDGTVVFQDGSRVKADTILHCTGYKYKFPFLDESDDAIGIFVDENRVGPLYKHVFPPQLAPHISFIGLPFKAIPFPLFQLQSNWVAGVLSGRIDLPSQEEMMQDVETYYLEMEARGCPKRYTHLIDMKLQFEYEDWLVEECGLENIEVWRKEIYVGAKPKMLDRPESYRDKWDDDHDLLAQAYHDFNEYI, encoded by the exons ATGCCATCTCGGGTCGCCGTAATCGGCGCAGGAGCCGCCGGCCTGGTGGCTGCGCGCGAGCTGCGGCGCGAGGGTCACGACCCCGTCGTCTTCGAGCGCGCAGCCGGAGTGGGCGGAAGCTGGCTCTACGACCCGGCTGCCTCGGCTGACccgctcggcgccggcggcgtccACTCGAGCCTGTATGCCTCCCTCCGCACCAACCTGCCCCGCGAGATCATGGGCTTCCTCGACTTCCCCTTCGtcgccggcgaggtctccggcagcGACCCGCGCAGGTTCCCCGGCCACGGGGAGGTGCAACGGTATCTTGAAGCGTTCGCGCGGCGGTTCGACCTCTACGGGCTGGTCCGGCTCCGGACGGAGGTGGTCCGCGTCCGCAGGAACGCCAGCACGGGGAGCTGGTTTGTATCGTACTGCTCCAGGAAGCTTGCCGGCGCCGGCAGTGATGAActtgaggaggcggaggaggaggtggagttcgacGCCGTTGTCGTCTGCAATGGCCACTTCACGGAGCCGCGTCTCGCCGACATCGCCG GCATAGATGCTTGGCCCGGAAAGCAGATGCACAGCCACAATTATCGTGTACCCGACCCATTTCACGGCCAA GTTGTGGTGATAATAGGATACCGTCCCAGTGGGATGGACATTTCGAGGGAAATCGCCGGTGTCGCCAAAGAGGTTCATGTTGCCACTCGATCGGTGCCTTGTGAAGTGCAGAGTACTACGGCACATCCCAACTTGTGGTTACATTCCATG ATAGATCATGCAGAGGAAGATGGCACCGTGGTGTTTCAAGACGGCAGTCGGGTCAAAGCTGATACCATCCTACACTGCACTGG ATACAAATACAAATTTCCGTTCCTGGATGAGAGCGATGATGCTATTGGTATCTTTGTGGATGAGAACCGTGTGGGCCCATTGTATAAGCATGTGTTTCCGCCACAATTGGCTCCTCACATCTCCTTCATCGGATTGCCTTTCAAG GCTATCCCTTTTCCATTGTTTCAACTCCAAAGCAACTGGGTGGCCGGAGTTCTGTCAGGAAGGATTGACCTCCCATCCCAAGAGGAGATGATGCAAGATGTGGAAACATATTACTTGGAGATGGAAGCTCGCGGATGCCCCAAAAGATACACTCA TCTAATTGATATGAAATTACAGTTTGAGTATGAGGACTGGCTGGTGGAGGAATGTGGGTTGGAAAATATCGAGGTGTGGAGGAAAGAGATATATGTCGGCGCAAAACCCAAGATGTTGGATCGACCTGAGAGTTATCGAGACAAGTGGGATGATGATCATGACCTATTAGCACAGGCATACCATGATTTCAATGAGTATATTTGA
- the LOC124694348 gene encoding flavin-containing monooxygenase FMO GS-OX-like 2 isoform X2, whose protein sequence is MPSRVAVIGAGAAGLVAARELRREGHDPVVFERAAGVGGSWLYDPAASADPLGAGGVHSSLYASLRTNLPREIMGFLDFPFVAGEVSGSDPRRFPGHGEVQRYLEAFARRFDLYGLVRLRTEVVRVRRNASTGSWFVSYCSRKLAGAGSDELEEAEEEVEFDAVVVCNGHFTEPRLADIAGIDAWPGKQMHSHNYRVPDPFHGQVVVIIGYRPSGMDISREIAGVAKEVHVATRSVPCEVQSTTAHPNLWLHSMIDHAEEDGTVVFQDGSRVKADTILHCTGYKYKFPFLDESDDAIGIFVDENRVGPLYKHVFPPQLAPHISFIGLPFKAIPFPLFQLQSNWVAGVLSGRIDLPSQEEMMQDVETYYLEMEARGCPKRYTHGLQLAFEYEDWLVEECGLENIEVWRKEIYVGAKPKMLDRPESYRDKWDDDHDLLAQAYHDFNEYI, encoded by the exons ATGCCATCTCGGGTCGCCGTAATCGGCGCAGGAGCCGCCGGCCTGGTGGCTGCGCGCGAGCTGCGGCGCGAGGGTCACGACCCCGTCGTCTTCGAGCGCGCAGCCGGAGTGGGCGGAAGCTGGCTCTACGACCCGGCTGCCTCGGCTGACccgctcggcgccggcggcgtccACTCGAGCCTGTATGCCTCCCTCCGCACCAACCTGCCCCGCGAGATCATGGGCTTCCTCGACTTCCCCTTCGtcgccggcgaggtctccggcagcGACCCGCGCAGGTTCCCCGGCCACGGGGAGGTGCAACGGTATCTTGAAGCGTTCGCGCGGCGGTTCGACCTCTACGGGCTGGTCCGGCTCCGGACGGAGGTGGTCCGCGTCCGCAGGAACGCCAGCACGGGGAGCTGGTTTGTATCGTACTGCTCCAGGAAGCTTGCCGGCGCCGGCAGTGATGAActtgaggaggcggaggaggaggtggagttcgacGCCGTTGTCGTCTGCAATGGCCACTTCACGGAGCCGCGTCTCGCCGACATCGCCG GCATAGATGCTTGGCCCGGAAAGCAGATGCACAGCCACAATTATCGTGTACCCGACCCATTTCACGGCCAA GTTGTGGTGATAATAGGATACCGTCCCAGTGGGATGGACATTTCGAGGGAAATCGCCGGTGTCGCCAAAGAGGTTCATGTTGCCACTCGATCGGTGCCTTGTGAAGTGCAGAGTACTACGGCACATCCCAACTTGTGGTTACATTCCATG ATAGATCATGCAGAGGAAGATGGCACCGTGGTGTTTCAAGACGGCAGTCGGGTCAAAGCTGATACCATCCTACACTGCACTGG ATACAAATACAAATTTCCGTTCCTGGATGAGAGCGATGATGCTATTGGTATCTTTGTGGATGAGAACCGTGTGGGCCCATTGTATAAGCATGTGTTTCCGCCACAATTGGCTCCTCACATCTCCTTCATCGGATTGCCTTTCAAG GCTATCCCTTTTCCATTGTTTCAACTCCAAAGCAACTGGGTGGCCGGAGTTCTGTCAGGAAGGATTGACCTCCCATCCCAAGAGGAGATGATGCAAGATGTGGAAACATATTACTTGGAGATGGAAGCTCGCGGATGCCCCAAAAGATACACTCACGGCCTGCAGTTAGCT TTTGAGTATGAGGACTGGCTGGTGGAGGAATGTGGGTTGGAAAATATCGAGGTGTGGAGGAAAGAGATATATGTCGGCGCAAAACCCAAGATGTTGGATCGACCTGAGAGTTATCGAGACAAGTGGGATGATGATCATGACCTATTAGCACAGGCATACCATGATTTCAATGAGTATATTTGA
- the LOC124694288 gene encoding cortical cell-delineating protein-like, whose amino-acid sequence MAPSSKKLVVLFVALSLMIAAVHGCGPHCPTPSPPPPATSGGTCPINTLTLGVCADVLNLLKLHLGVPANEQCCPLLAGLADLDAAVCLCTAIRASNRANILGVININVTADLVLLLNQCGKTCPPGFTCPR is encoded by the exons ATGGCGCCATCATCCAAGAAGCTCGTCGTCCTGTTCGTTGCCCTGAGCCTGATGATTGCCGCCGTGCACGGCTGCGGACCCCACTGCCCGACCCCgtcgccaccaccgccggcgaccAGCGGCGGCACCTGCCCGATCAACACGCTGACGCTGGGCGTGTGCGCCGACGTGCTGAACCTGCTGAAACTACACCTCGGCGTGCCGGCGAACGAGCAGTGCTGCCCGCTGCTGGCTGGGCTGGCCGACCTGGACGCCGCCGTGTGCCTCTGCACGGCCATCCGGGCCT CTAACAGGGCCAACATCCTGGGCGTCATCAACATCAACGTGACTGCcgacctcgtcctcctcctcaaccagtGCGGCAAGACCTGCCCTCCCGGCTTCACCTGCCCTCGCTGA